The genomic segment ATAAAGGCGCCGTGCGGCGCCTTTGTTTTTGACTTGCCGATCTTAGAAATCCGCTTTCAGCACGACGCGGTAGCGCGCTTTGCCGTCGCGCACGTGTTGCAGCGCCTCGTTGATGCGAGACATCGGGAATTCTTCGGTCTGCGGAGCCACTTTCGCGCGTGCGGCGAGCTTCATCAGCGAGCGCAGCTCGTGCGGAGAACCGGTCGCGGAGCCGGTCACGCTGCGATCGCCCATGATGAGTGAAAACGCCGGGACTTCGAACGGCTTCATCACCGCGCCGACGGTATGGAAATTCCCGCCCCAGGCCAGCGCCTGGAAGTACGGCATCCAGTCGAGCGACACGTTCACGGTGTTAATAATCAGGTCGAACTGCCCGGCCAGCGCTTCAAGCGCTTTCGGGTCACGGCTGTTCACTACCTTATCCGCGCCCATCGCCAGGATCTCCTGCTCTTTCGACGGGTTCGAGCTGAACGCGGTCACTTCACAGCCCATCGCGCGCAGCAGCTTAATGGCGATATGTCCGAGGCCGCCGATACCGATAACGCCGACGCGGCTGGTGGCGGTGATGTGATGCATCAGCAACGGTTTGAATACCGTGATACCGCCACACAGCAGCGGACCGGCAGACGCGGCGTCGATGTTTTCCGGCATCGGGATCACCCACTGCCAGTTTGCGCGAATTTTATCGGCGAAGCCGCCGCGGTTCAGGATAGTCGGCACGCTGCCGTGCTGGCAGTTCACCTGGTTGCCGCTGATACACGCATCGCAGTGCTCACAGCTTGACGCTGTCCAGCCGATACCGACACGCTGGCCCACTTTCAGGCCCTTATTCTGCGCGCTGCCGCCCAGTGAACTCACGCGGCCAATCACCTCGTGGCCCGCAATCAGCGGATACGCTGAAATGCCCCATTCGTTGTCGATCATCGAGAGATCGGAGTGGCAGATGCCGCAGTACTCAACCTCAACCTCCACATCTTCAGGCTTCAGTTCGCCTGCGTCGTACTCATAGAGCTCAAGCTCTGCGCCAGCTTTATGCGCGGCGTAACTTTTGATGATGGTCATCGCGGTTTCCTTTGTTGTGATTATCCCGGAGATTGTAGAACATTCAGGTTACAGAGGCTGTTCACACACTGAGCATGGCTCAAAGTGTGAAAGGAGGCCGTTTATTCATACAATCAGTCAGGTGCTTTACCAACATCAAAGTGTCTATAGGCAGGCGACAGACGGGAACGGGGCAAGCCGCTGCTACTGCCCAACGCATTCCCGGGGCTTTCTGATAAGGTAAGCGTAATTAGCGTGTCACTCTTGAGCGATTTGCGGATTACCGCTTACCGTTATTGTGTAACGTATTATGATTTTGATGGGTCGTGAATGCGGCTACAACGAATGAACGAGAATATTTATATGGGGCCTTCCTTAACAGAAGTTATCGCTTTCATACGTGAGTTTTCAGGTTGTCGTCGTGAAGCGATCGATGAAAACACGCGTCTGGAAAAGGATCTCCATATTACCGGTGATGACGGTGTGGAGCTTCTTGAAGAAGCAGAAAAAGTGTTCTGCGTGAGTTTCGAGACACCTGATGAAGATTTCAGAACGCTATTCTCCCTTAGTGATAATGAATACCTTTTTAACAGCGAAGGTTTAGGCTTAATAGATATAGGTTATTTCTGGCGTTGGCTTCACGGGCGGCCTCAACCCGTGGTCTGCGATCTTTCTGTAGGTAAATTACATCAGGTATTGGTTAAACTACGTCGTGAAAACCAGGAGAAGCATCCCCCAGCGCCGACAGAGTAATCTTTTTATATGCTGTAAAGAGATTCTTTCTGTCGGTTTTTTTCCTGAAGGGGATGTTCAGGTTGGCATTATCTTATTGAAAAAAATTAACAGGTTTCATAATCCAGATAATAAAAATCAGCAGGCTTTTCAGGGTTTATTCTGATCCTGATAGGCGTGCCGGGGACAAATTTTTCTCTGTCAGTCACCCAAAATATCACACCTCGCTTTGACGTGATCTTCTTACCGTCATAAGCGTATTCCAGAGATAACACTGCGACTAAATGATTATTGATGCGCTGATATTGATCGTAAGTGACTTCAGTCATTATCGCATCAACGTCAACGCCATTCTCTTTAATGTATGCGTCATATATATTACGTTCTCTGATACCACTGATGACATAAATGACAAAGCACAACATTACTAGTGGAATAATCCAGGCTAGCTTAGGCATTATGTAAGAGAGAAACTCCAAGATCATGTACGGCGAATCCTTCATTTTTATAAAAAACCGAGCCATCATATCACTTCTCCTAAAACGCTGTACAATATTGTGATATACAAAACGTTTTTATTCAGT from the Cronobacter condimenti 1330 genome contains:
- the ahr gene encoding NADPH-dependent aldehyde reductase Ahr, with amino-acid sequence MTIIKSYAAHKAGAELELYEYDAGELKPEDVEVEVEYCGICHSDLSMIDNEWGISAYPLIAGHEVIGRVSSLGGSAQNKGLKVGQRVGIGWTASSCEHCDACISGNQVNCQHGSVPTILNRGGFADKIRANWQWVIPMPENIDAASAGPLLCGGITVFKPLLMHHITATSRVGVIGIGGLGHIAIKLLRAMGCEVTAFSSNPSKEQEILAMGADKVVNSRDPKALEALAGQFDLIINTVNVSLDWMPYFQALAWGGNFHTVGAVMKPFEVPAFSLIMGDRSVTGSATGSPHELRSLMKLAARAKVAPQTEEFPMSRINEALQHVRDGKARYRVVLKADF